The nucleotide sequence AAGGAAATCTGGAGACAAAGTGGCAATATATCATCCGCGAAGGCATGGTCGAGTCGATGTTCGATACGAGCCTTACCATTGGGGACGAAATATTAAAGGAAGTGCTCGGAAAAGGGACAGACAAACACATGCACAGCATCGTGGCGACCATTCAGCAGGAGCAAAACCGGATTATCCGGCATGTAACGGGCAGACTGCTCATTGTTCAGGGAGCAGCCGGCAGCGGAAAGACATCGGCAGCTATGCAAAGGATCGCTTATTTGCTTTATAAGTATCGCGATCGTCTGAAAGCTGATCAAATCATTCTTTTCTCCCCTAATTCCATGTTTAACAGCTACGTATCCAATGTCCTGCCTGAGCTTGGCGAAGAGAACATGCAGCAGGTTACGTTCCAGGAATATATGTACCACAGGCTGAGCGACTCCTTCAAAGTCGAGGATCCTTATGAGCAGCTGGAATATGTGCTGACCTCAGCAGGTGACCCTGTCCACCAGACAAGAACGGCAAGTATCCGGTTCAAGGCGTCCACTTCCTTTTTCGAGACGGTAAAATCGTACAGCCACTCCCTTGAGGAACTCGGCATGATATTTAAAGGAATTAAATTCAGAGGAAAACCATTCGTCTCCGCCAAACAAATCGAAGAAAGATTTTACGGCACGGATACCTCTATCCGCTTTTCGAACAGAATTGAGAAGCTGCAGGAATGGCTGAACGCAAAAATTGATGAAGCGGAGAAAGCCGAGCTGAACGAACCGTGGGTCCAGGAGGAAATTGAGTTTCTAAGCAAGGATGAGTATCAAAAGGCATTTGCCTATTTAGAGAAAAGAAAGGGCTCTGAAGAAGATCTTGATGATTACGAACAAGAGATCAAGGTGCTCGGACGGATGGTCGTCCGCAGGAAACTGAAGCCGCTCCGGAAATGGGTGCAGGGTCTTCGCTTTGTCGATTTTACCGCCTTATACAGACAGCTTTTTTCAGACCCTTCAAACATAACCAAATGGATGACAGGGAACCCCCCTGAAGAGTGGGCAGATATTTGCAGGTTGACTATGAACATGCTTGATGAAGGAAGACTGTATTATGAGGATGCTCCTCCATTCTTATATTTGAAAGAGCAGATTCAGGGTTTTCAGACAAATACTTCGATTAAGCACGTTCTTGTAGACGAGGCACAGGATTATTCTTCTTTTCAATTTGAATTCTTGAAACGGCTGTTTCCTATGGCAAATATGACCGTGCTCGGTGACTTTAACCAGGCTATCTTTGTTCACGCAAGCGGCATGTCCAATTTTCACCCGCTTATGAGCTTATATGGACCCGATGAAACAGAGGCGATTCTCTTAAACCGCAGCTACAGATCAACTAAGCCGATAACAGATTTTACTCGGAAACTTGTTTCTAATGGTGATCAGATTGTCTCTTTTGAGCGCGGCGGCGAGATGCCTGTTCTGACTGCCGTATCAGACAGGCCGGAGCTGCACCAGCGCATCACAGCCAAAGTTGAAGACTTTCAGAAGCAGGGTCACCAGTCCATTGCCATCATCTGCAAATCCGCTGCCGAAAGCAGCGAAGCTTTTAACGCGCTTGGAAACATCCCAGACATTAAACTTGTAAAAAGCGGATCGGCTGAATACGAGCAGGGCATCGTTGTGATCCCTGCCTATCTGGCCAAAGGCATTGAATTCGACGCCGTCATTATATATGACGCATCCACTCAAGTTTATGGAGACGAGAGCCTGCGCAGATTGTTTTATACGGCCTGCACCCGGGCGCTGCATTTCTTGCAGATTTACAGTGAAAGTGAGCCGTGTGCGTTTTTGCAGGAGGTCCCGCGGGAGAGTTTGATTTGGAGTTAATCTCAGACTAAAAAAGGAAGGAAAGGCTGACATTCTGCCTCTCCTTCCTTTTTATTTTGCATTCGCGTCAGGCTGATGAATTCCGAAGATGTTGCCTTCCGTATCAAGGTAGTACCCTTGCCATGCCATTCCGGGAAGCGCATATTTCGGCAATGCGACCTTGCCGCCGCACTCAAAAATTTTCGCTTCCGTGACGTCATAGTTTTCAACGCCCATCGTACAGGAGAACCCGTTTAACGGCTGGTTTTGCTCAGGCGAAGGACCCTGTCTCTGCATCAAAGCGCCGTTGACTCCCGGTTCATTCTCGTCCCCTGTCACTGCACCGAAATAGGGCAGTCCTGCATATTCGCTCCAGTCCTGGAATGTCCATCCGAATACCTCTCCGTAAAACGTCTTTGCGCGCTCCATGTCGTTTACGTGAATTTCAAAGTGAACTAATCTGCCCATGTCGGCCTCCTATTTGCATATGTATTTTTATTATTTTTTCTAAACCGGCACAGAAATGTATTTCTGTTTCATCTGCCTCAAACCCTCTTTCAAAATAAAAAAAGCAGGAACCCCTATAAGGTCTCCTGCTTTTCACTCAACTGTTCTGTCATTTGTTTTTCCTCAAACCGCTCAAGCATTGCCCTCACTTCATCCGTCGATTTCGTGTTCATCAATTGACTCCGCAGCTCTGCAGCTCCCGGGAATCCTTTGACATAGATTTTGAAAAAGCGGTGAAGGCCTGTGACGGAGCGCGGCACTTCTTCTGCATATTGATCCTGAAGGTCAAGCTGCAGTCTCAGCAGGTCGAGGTATTCTTTGCTGCTGTGTTCTCTCGGCTCTTTTTCAAAGGCAAACGGGTTTTTAAAGATCCCCCGGCCGATCATGATGCCGTCAATGCCATATTGTTCTGCAAGCTGAAGACCTACTTGGCGGTCAGGGATGTCGCCGTTGATGGTCAGCATCGTGTCCGGCGCGATGCGGTCACGCAGTTTTTTGATTTCCGGGATAAGCTCCCAATGCGCATCGACCTGGCTCATTTCATCTCTTGTGCGCAAGTGAATGGAAAGGTTCGCAATGTCCTGTTTCAGGATGTGCCCGAGCCAGTCCTCCCACTCGTCTATCTTTTTGAACCCAAGTCTTGTTTTCACGCTGACAGGCAGTCCGCCTGCTTTTGCAGCCTGAATGAGTTCTGCCGCGACGTCCGGGCGGAGGATGAGGCCGCTGCCTTTTCCTCTTGATGCCACGTTCGGGACCGGGCAGCCCATGTTGATATCGATCCCTTTAAAGCCCATTTCTGCCATGCCGATGCTCATTTGACGGAAATAGTCGGGATTGTCTCCCCATATATGTGCAACCATCGGGTGTTCATCTTCTGTAAACGTCAATCGGCCGCGCACACTTTTCAGGCCCTCAGGATGACAGTAGCTGTCCGAGTTAGTAAACTCTGTGAAAAATACATCCGGACGGCCGGCTGCACTGACTACGTGACGGAACACAACATCTGTCACGTCCTCCATTGGGGCAAGTACGAAAAATGGCTTCGGCAAATCACGCCAAAAATTGTTGGTCATGCCAAACTCAAATCCTCTCAATTTGAAACTTCCGTTAAAAAATATTCTTTTACACTTATAACATGTTTCCTGCCTGTTTATCAATCTCTGCTCGTTTATAAATTTATGGAAAACCAAATAAAAAGCAGATGGAATAGAATGATTCTATCTCAGCTGCTTTTATCTATTAAACCAATTTCAAAGACGCGACCGCTTCACAATGCGTCGTATGCGGGAACATATCCACCGGCTGGACTTCCACCGTTGCATATCCTCCGTCCTCAAGCACTCTCAAATCACGCGCAAGAGTGGCCGGGTTGCAGCTTACATACACAACCTTCTTCGGTTTCATATCAAGGATTGTCCGCAGCAGGGCTTCATCGCACCCTTTGCGCGGCGGGTCGACTACGATGACGTCGGCTGCATTTCCTTCTTCATACCATTTCGGAATGACAACTTCAGCTTCACCTACTGCAAAGTCTGCATTTTCAATTCCATTCAGTTCGGCATTGCGCTTTGCATCTTCAATGGCTTCAGGGACAATTTCAACGCCGAACACGTTCTTTGCCTTTTGAGCGAGGAACAAGGAGATAGTTCCAATGCCGCAATATGCATCAATAACAGACTCCTCTCCGTTCAAATCGGCATACTCCAGCGCTTTTTCATAAAGAACTTTTGTCTGTTCAGGATTTACCTGAAAGAAAGATCGCGCTGAGATGGCAAATTTTATATCGCCGATGTAATCATAGATGTATTCTTCTCCCCATAGCACGGTTGTTTTTTCGCCAAAGATGACATTTGTGCGTTTAGGGTTAACGTTTTGAACGATGGACTTGATGGCCGGGAATTGGGCCGTGATGTCTTCAATGATGGCTTTTTTGTTCGGAAAGTCCGGCGTCCGGGTGATGAAGACGACCATCATTTCATTTGTCACGGTGCCGCGGCGGACCATGATGTGGCGCAGCCAGCCTTTGTTTTTCTTTTCGTCGTAGGCGCGGATGCCATGGCGGTTTGCGATTGCCTTCACGGCTCCGACGACTTCATCGTTTTCGCTTTGCTGGATCAGACACTGTTCCATATCGATGATTTCATGAGAGCGCTGCTGGTAGAAGCCGGCGATGAGGCCGCCTTCGCGTTCTCCGACTGGGACCTGTGCTTTGTTTCGGTAGTTCCACGGATCATTCATGCCGAGTGTCGGGTGGACCCTGACGTTGTCCAGATTCAGCTTGCCGATTCGGGCGAGCACTTCTTTGACCTGCTTGTGCTTAAAGTCAAGCTGACCCTGGTAGCTTAAGTGCTGCAGCTGGCAGCCGCCGCATTGTTTATAGATCGGGCACGGTGCATCGGTGCGCTGCGGGCTTTCCTCTTGCAGCTCAACAAGGCGTCCGAATGCGTAGCCTTTATTTATTTTCGTGACTTTGATCTGGCCTTTTTCGTTTGGCAGGGCGTTGGGAACGAAGATCGGGTATCCTTCAATTTTTGCAACGCCTGATCCGTCATGCGTAAGGTCTTCAAAGGTCACGTCATAGTATTCATTTTTTTGTACAGGCGCAATTGCCTTTGTCATGGTAATCTTCCTTTATATTTACTGATTCATTTAATTTTACCATACTGAAGACATAAGAAAAACTTGGCCCCAGGGCCAAGTTTCTATTCGTCCATTTGCTGGGCTTTTGCAAGCGGCACGAGGACTTCAATATGACGGTACAGGTTGACGAATTCGCCCGGCAGATCGCCGCCGTATTCGCCGTCTAAGTTCAGCTGCATTTTTTGAGCGGATGTGACCTTCACTCTGTTGGCCGTTGTGTAGATGATGTTGCTGTCGCTGATGTGCTCGCCGCGGAGCGCAAGGCTTGCGACCCGGATAAAGTCGGCTAGGTTTGCTTTTTTCAGGATCAGCAGATCAAACATGCCGTCATTCAGCTTGCTGTCAGGAGCAAGCTTCTCAAAGCCTCCGACCGAGTTTGTCAGGGAGACGAGAAACAGCATGATTTCGCCCTTGAAGAGCTTTCCATCGTATTCAATCTCGACTTCTGCGGGACGGATGGACGGCAGCATTTCAATGCCCTTTAAGTAATAGGCAAGCTGGCCAAGGACGGTTTTCAGCTTGCTTGGGACTTCATATGTGAGTTCGGTGAGACGTCCGCCGCCTGCGATATTGACGAAGTAGTGGCCGTTTACGCGTCCGATGTCGATGGCTCTGGCTTCGCCTGCAAGGATGGCATCAACTGCAGTCAGAATGTTGTCGCGCGGAATGCTGATGGCGCGGGCAAAGTCGTTTGTTGTGCCGACCGGAACGACTGCAAGCTGCGGGCGCTCCTCAAGTTCAGCAAGGCCGTTCACAACCTCATTGACTGTGCCGTCTCCGCCTGCTGCAACAACAAGATCAAAGCCGCGGATGCCTGCTGCACGGGCAGCCTGAACAGCATCCCCTTCGCATGTCGTGGCGTGGCAGGATGTCTCGTAACCGGCAATTTCAAATTTCTCCAGAACCTCTGGAAGTTGTTTTTTAAAGGCTTCTCGGCCAGATGTTGGATTATAGATTATTCTTGCTCTTTTCATTTTCCCCATCATCCTATGTCAGAATGTATTTCCATGATTTGTTGTATCTTACAAGCCAAGGATTAGTCTACACTTTTTTTGTCCGATACGCAAACCATAGAACCAGTATAGCCAAAGCACGGTAAAAACAACGGCGCCATTCCTGAAATCAGTCGCGGCGCCGTCTGTTTATTAACGTTTTTGAAGTTCTTCCTGAAGCAGTTTGTTGACCAGCTGCGGGTTTGCCTGGCCTTTTGTTGCTTTCATGATCTGGCCGACAAGGAAGCCGATCGCTTTTTGCTTTCCGCTCTTGAAGTCTTCAACAGACTGAGGGTTCGCATCGATTGCTTCATTGACTGCCGTGCGGAGCGTGCCTTCGTCAGAGATTTGGACAAGTCCTTTTTCTTTGACGATTGTCTCGGCATCACCGCCGTTTTCAATCAATTCTTTAAATACTTTCTTCGCAATTTTAGAAGAGATCGTGCCGTTCTCAATCAGCTTGATCATGCCGGCAAGTCCGTCCGGAGTAAGGGCGACATCCTTCAGCTCTTTGCTTTCAGCATTCAGATAGCCGCTTACCTCTCCCATGAGCCAGTTGGATGCCTGCTTCGCATCGGCGCCTTTATCAACAGTTGCCTCAAAGAAGTCTGCCATCTCTTTTGTAAGAGTCAGTACCTGAGCATCATAAGAAGGCAGGCCGAGCTCTTCTGTGTAGCGTTTTTGGCGCTGGTCCGGAAGCTCAGGGATTGTTGCACGGATGCGCTCTTTCCACTCATCATCAATGTAGAGGGACACAAGATCAGGTTCCGGGAAGTAGCGGTAGTCGTCAGAGCCCTCTTTTACACGCATCAGGATTGTTTTGCCTGTTGCTTCATCAAAGCGGCGGGTTTCCTGGTCGATGACGCCTCCTGCACGGAGCACTTCTTCCTGACGGATCTCCTCGTGCTCAAGGCCTTTGCGGACAAAGTTGAAGGAGTTCAGGTTTTTAAGCTCCGTTTTTGTTCCGAATTCCTCTTGTCCAACTGGACGAAGGGAGATGTTAGCGTCACAGCGAAGTGAGCCTTCTTCCATTTTGCAGTCGGAAACGTCTGTGTACTGAATGATCGCTTTCAGTTTTTCAAGATACGCATACGCTTCTTCAGGCGTGCGGATATCCGGCTCTGATACGATCTCAACGAGCGGCGTGCCCTGGCGGTTGTAGTCGCAAAGGGAATAGCCGTCGCCTGTATGCGTCAGCTTGCCTGCGTCCTCTTCAAGATGAAGGCGCGTGATACCGATTCGTTTCTTTTCGCCGTTTACTTCGATGTCAATCCAGCCGTTTTCACCGATTGGCTTGTCAAATTGGGAAATCTGATACGCCTTCGGGTTGTCCGGATAGAAATAGTTTTTGCGGTCGAATTTCGTGTCTGTCGCAACTTCGCAGTTCAGAGCCATTGCAGCTTTCATGGCGAAATCAACGGCTTGTCTGTTTAAAACCGGAAGAACACCCGGATAGCCGAGCTCAACCACGGTTGTGTTTGTATTCGGATTCGCGCCGAAGTGGTTCGGTGCGCTTGAGAAGATTTTTGATTCTGTTTTCAGCTCTACGTGGACCTCAAGTCCAATAACCGTTTCATACTTCATGGTTTTCACCCCTTACAGTTCAGGTTTTGCTTTATGATGATCCGTTGCCTGCTCGAATGCATGGGCAACGCGGTATACAGTGCTTTCGTCAAAATGCTTTCCGATGATCTGCAGTCCGAGCGGCAGTCCGTTTGAGAATCCGCACGGAACAGAGATTCCAGGAACGCCCGCAAGGTTTACAGGGATGGTTAAAATATCGTTCGCATACATCGTAAGCGGGT is from Bacillus sp. FSL H8-0547 and encodes:
- a CDS encoding diacylglycerol kinase → MKRARIIYNPTSGREAFKKQLPEVLEKFEIAGYETSCHATTCEGDAVQAARAAGIRGFDLVVAAGGDGTVNEVVNGLAELEERPQLAVVPVGTTNDFARAISIPRDNILTAVDAILAGEARAIDIGRVNGHYFVNIAGGGRLTELTYEVPSKLKTVLGQLAYYLKGIEMLPSIRPAEVEIEYDGKLFKGEIMLFLVSLTNSVGGFEKLAPDSKLNDGMFDLLILKKANLADFIRVASLALRGEHISDSNIIYTTANRVKVTSAQKMQLNLDGEYGGDLPGEFVNLYRHIEVLVPLAKAQQMDE
- a CDS encoding tRNA-dihydrouridine synthase → MTNNFWRDLPKPFFVLAPMEDVTDVVFRHVVSAAGRPDVFFTEFTNSDSYCHPEGLKSVRGRLTFTEDEHPMVAHIWGDNPDYFRQMSIGMAEMGFKGIDINMGCPVPNVASRGKGSGLILRPDVAAELIQAAKAGGLPVSVKTRLGFKKIDEWEDWLGHILKQDIANLSIHLRTRDEMSQVDAHWELIPEIKKLRDRIAPDTMLTINGDIPDRQVGLQLAEQYGIDGIMIGRGIFKNPFAFEKEPREHSSKEYLDLLRLQLDLQDQYAEEVPRSVTGLHRFFKIYVKGFPGAAELRSQLMNTKSTDEVRAMLERFEEKQMTEQLSEKQETL
- the rlmD gene encoding 23S rRNA (uracil(1939)-C(5))-methyltransferase RlmD, with the protein product MTKAIAPVQKNEYYDVTFEDLTHDGSGVAKIEGYPIFVPNALPNEKGQIKVTKINKGYAFGRLVELQEESPQRTDAPCPIYKQCGGCQLQHLSYQGQLDFKHKQVKEVLARIGKLNLDNVRVHPTLGMNDPWNYRNKAQVPVGEREGGLIAGFYQQRSHEIIDMEQCLIQQSENDEVVGAVKAIANRHGIRAYDEKKNKGWLRHIMVRRGTVTNEMMVVFITRTPDFPNKKAIIEDITAQFPAIKSIVQNVNPKRTNVIFGEKTTVLWGEEYIYDYIGDIKFAISARSFFQVNPEQTKVLYEKALEYADLNGEESVIDAYCGIGTISLFLAQKAKNVFGVEIVPEAIEDAKRNAELNGIENADFAVGEAEVVIPKWYEEGNAADVIVVDPPRKGCDEALLRTILDMKPKKVVYVSCNPATLARDLRVLEDGGYATVEVQPVDMFPHTTHCEAVASLKLV
- a CDS encoding VOC family protein yields the protein MGRLVHFEIHVNDMERAKTFYGEVFGWTFQDWSEYAGLPYFGAVTGDENEPGVNGALMQRQGPSPEQNQPLNGFSCTMGVENYDVTEAKIFECGGKVALPKYALPGMAWQGYYLDTEGNIFGIHQPDANAK
- the helD gene encoding RNA polymerase recycling motor HelD, translated to MKNDLRQEQERLDLVTGTITEQMSKLADEAGRRRSEVTHIQRHFWDEVKVNTDTFDDYLETIIGLRQQAQALTVSQSTHRHAKSRLSVLERMQKSPYFGRIDFTEEGTEEAEKVYIGISTLTDSSGEDFLVYDWRAPVSSVYYDYPPGPAEYTTPGGVIKGNLETKWQYIIREGMVESMFDTSLTIGDEILKEVLGKGTDKHMHSIVATIQQEQNRIIRHVTGRLLIVQGAAGSGKTSAAMQRIAYLLYKYRDRLKADQIILFSPNSMFNSYVSNVLPELGEENMQQVTFQEYMYHRLSDSFKVEDPYEQLEYVLTSAGDPVHQTRTASIRFKASTSFFETVKSYSHSLEELGMIFKGIKFRGKPFVSAKQIEERFYGTDTSIRFSNRIEKLQEWLNAKIDEAEKAELNEPWVQEEIEFLSKDEYQKAFAYLEKRKGSEEDLDDYEQEIKVLGRMVVRRKLKPLRKWVQGLRFVDFTALYRQLFSDPSNITKWMTGNPPEEWADICRLTMNMLDEGRLYYEDAPPFLYLKEQIQGFQTNTSIKHVLVDEAQDYSSFQFEFLKRLFPMANMTVLGDFNQAIFVHASGMSNFHPLMSLYGPDETEAILLNRSYRSTKPITDFTRKLVSNGDQIVSFERGGEMPVLTAVSDRPELHQRITAKVEDFQKQGHQSIAIICKSAAESSEAFNALGNIPDIKLVKSGSAEYEQGIVVIPAYLAKGIEFDAVIIYDASTQVYGDESLRRLFYTACTRALHFLQIYSESEPCAFLQEVPRESLIWS
- the gatB gene encoding Asp-tRNA(Asn)/Glu-tRNA(Gln) amidotransferase subunit GatB produces the protein MKYETVIGLEVHVELKTESKIFSSAPNHFGANPNTNTTVVELGYPGVLPVLNRQAVDFAMKAAMALNCEVATDTKFDRKNYFYPDNPKAYQISQFDKPIGENGWIDIEVNGEKKRIGITRLHLEEDAGKLTHTGDGYSLCDYNRQGTPLVEIVSEPDIRTPEEAYAYLEKLKAIIQYTDVSDCKMEEGSLRCDANISLRPVGQEEFGTKTELKNLNSFNFVRKGLEHEEIRQEEVLRAGGVIDQETRRFDEATGKTILMRVKEGSDDYRYFPEPDLVSLYIDDEWKERIRATIPELPDQRQKRYTEELGLPSYDAQVLTLTKEMADFFEATVDKGADAKQASNWLMGEVSGYLNAESKELKDVALTPDGLAGMIKLIENGTISSKIAKKVFKELIENGGDAETIVKEKGLVQISDEGTLRTAVNEAIDANPQSVEDFKSGKQKAIGFLVGQIMKATKGQANPQLVNKLLQEELQKR